A window of the Bradyrhizobium diazoefficiens genome harbors these coding sequences:
- a CDS encoding Mov34/MPN/PAD-1 family protein produces MIIYTDQVLSEIGSYIGVREPETGGALLGIPFTNVICRFLPDPRADVTGSTYTPSATLQEIVRERERRDGLQFFGIVHSHPGYFDQPSSQDHIAFQNSLDVNPHLAQFIGPIVTLDRPADEANHSEISLPTQGRLTSYVAYRPKRTPEPRPTDWYLRRHNLFKAAEHAIVRQMDCSVMPLEASVETVVHELKTRSIEVKRNRGFLSVGGLLFQTETISSSSFDLILMFPPTYPFSKPIALLTSLNHGNPDTEEVPFQWRFLASGCFNLWKAIGEALLSATNHVKPNPTKQDQNAFTELGDDPRSK; encoded by the coding sequence ATGATCATCTATACGGACCAGGTATTGTCGGAAATCGGTAGCTACATAGGAGTTCGGGAGCCTGAGACAGGAGGCGCCCTTCTAGGCATTCCCTTTACAAATGTGATCTGCCGATTTCTTCCGGATCCGAGGGCTGATGTCACGGGCAGCACATACACCCCGTCAGCTACGCTGCAGGAAATAGTCCGAGAGCGGGAACGGCGGGACGGTCTACAGTTTTTCGGTATCGTTCATTCGCATCCTGGCTATTTTGATCAGCCCTCATCCCAAGATCACATTGCCTTCCAAAACTCTCTGGACGTGAACCCACACCTAGCTCAGTTCATCGGCCCGATCGTGACTCTCGACCGGCCTGCGGATGAAGCCAATCACAGCGAGATTAGTCTGCCTACACAAGGCCGCTTGACATCATACGTTGCGTACCGGCCGAAGAGGACCCCAGAACCCAGGCCGACAGATTGGTACCTGCGGCGTCACAACCTCTTCAAAGCAGCTGAACACGCCATCGTGAGGCAAATGGATTGTTCAGTAATGCCGCTAGAGGCGAGCGTCGAAACAGTTGTCCATGAGCTCAAAACCAGATCCATCGAAGTGAAGCGAAATCGGGGATTTCTTTCCGTTGGTGGATTGCTTTTCCAGACGGAGACTATCTCAAGCTCCAGTTTCGATCTGATCTTGATGTTTCCACCTACTTATCCGTTCTCCAAACCGATTGCGCTCCTAACGTCACTCAACCATGGAAATCCGGACACTGAGGAAGTGCCCTTTCAATGGCGTTTCCTGGCTTCGGGCTGTTTCAACCTTTGGAAAGCCATTGGCGAAGCATTGCTAAGCGCGACCAATCACGTGAAGCCCAATCCTACCAAGCAAGATCAAAATGCCTTTACGGAGCTAGGTGATGACCCTCGATCTAAATAG
- a CDS encoding UbiA family prenyltransferase, translated as MEQPVRQYDRSEAAPQAMSAPGRTLVIDLEGALLRSELLMEALFSSPAHLLARFGAGGRAGMAALTAILARAELDYAQLPYDADVLNQALAARARGAKIYLAAGRFADHAAGIAAHLGFDGVVAPADLAAGDHLPFDRASIERIDARGRSRASLNTWAKALRVYQYAKNTLVFVPVITAHQLNVAALGLTLLAFLAFSACASGAYLMNDLLDLAADRQHPTKRHRALAAGDLPISSALSAIPALWLFAVAASLCISPAFLGVLAVYLATTIAYSLVLKRKMLVDVVTLAGLYSLRIGAGAVAAGVVLSEWLMVFSLFVFTSLALIKRFSELSMRQGEGLADPSNRDYRISDLHIIAAMAAASAMNAVTVFTLYVSSSAVTPLYSRPWMLWLLAPLLLYWFGRALMIAHRREMPDDPIIYAFRDGASRTTVAAMVCIMLAAI; from the coding sequence ATGGAGCAGCCCGTCAGGCAGTACGATCGGAGCGAGGCCGCGCCGCAGGCCATGTCTGCGCCGGGGCGCACCCTCGTCATCGATCTCGAAGGCGCGCTGCTGCGCTCTGAGCTGCTGATGGAGGCGCTATTCTCCAGCCCCGCGCATTTGCTGGCCCGCTTCGGCGCGGGCGGTCGCGCAGGCATGGCGGCGCTCACGGCTATTCTGGCACGCGCCGAGCTCGACTACGCCCAGCTTCCCTATGATGCCGACGTGCTGAACCAGGCGCTGGCGGCGCGGGCGCGCGGCGCGAAGATTTATCTCGCCGCCGGCCGCTTCGCCGATCATGCAGCCGGCATCGCCGCGCATCTCGGTTTTGATGGCGTCGTTGCGCCGGCCGATCTCGCTGCGGGTGATCATCTGCCGTTCGATCGCGCTTCGATCGAGCGCATCGACGCGCGCGGCAGAAGCAGGGCTAGCCTGAACACCTGGGCGAAGGCGCTGCGGGTCTATCAATACGCCAAGAACACGCTGGTGTTCGTTCCCGTTATCACCGCGCATCAGCTGAATGTCGCGGCGCTCGGCTTGACGCTGCTGGCGTTCCTGGCGTTCTCGGCCTGTGCGTCGGGCGCCTATCTGATGAACGATCTGCTCGACCTCGCCGCCGACCGCCAGCATCCGACCAAGCGCCATCGCGCGCTTGCGGCGGGTGACTTGCCGATCTCCTCGGCGCTATCAGCGATCCCCGCGCTGTGGCTGTTCGCGGTCGCCGCGAGCCTCTGCATCTCTCCCGCCTTCCTCGGCGTGCTTGCCGTCTATCTCGCCACCACCATCGCCTATTCGCTCGTGCTCAAGCGCAAGATGCTGGTCGACGTCGTCACGCTCGCCGGCCTCTACTCCCTGCGCATCGGCGCCGGCGCGGTCGCGGCCGGCGTCGTGCTGTCGGAATGGCTGATGGTGTTCTCGCTGTTCGTGTTCACCTCGCTCGCGCTGATCAAGCGCTTCAGCGAGCTCAGCATGCGTCAGGGCGAAGGCCTCGCCGATCCCTCCAACCGCGACTACCGCATCAGCGATCTGCACATCATCGCCGCGATGGCGGCCGCGAGCGCCATGAATGCGGTGACGGTGTTCACGCTCTACGTCTCGTCCTCCGCGGTGACGCCGCTCTACAGCCGGCCCTGGATGCTGTGGCTGCTTGCGCCCTTGCTGCTGTATTGGTTCGGCCGCGCCCTGATGATCGCGCATCGCCGCGAGATGCCCGACGATCCCATCATCTACGCCTTCCGGGACGGCGCCAGCCGCACCACCGTGGCGGCGATGGTCTGCATCATGCTGGCGGCGATCTGA
- a CDS encoding HesA/MoeB/ThiF family protein produces the protein MSLPTPIQKLQNAAILAKIELGAGDITYLKMPLGALDVDALCLQFAPRAELYLIPSETFPETPPFAVMNWGDGTDAEFISLVWTRSLPLDQRLLESLREFIRPPGPFGPAWGANVRSALTSSAEFGRAHGWRRFLISADHRSGDLMSSIQARIEPKVAASLRTSAILVVGLGSVGSFVAEHLARSGVGKLICVDHDRVELSNLSRSSYRIDQVGQYKATAIGEIVHQINPITQVQVFPSKFRDVGKETLRQIFGEADLVIGATDDPETQILINRCAFFLKRPALFIALYRGAKGGEVAVAIPTITPCFECQVKPHMRLAREHDVVADTDYGTGRLQGEIALGCDIHHVCTAALKLAVSLLVSSDPVPLGSFTADVLAKGFHYLTMSMEPDYWFYPRVFSGVPNQYAYQSVWLSARHDEACEVCGQSEQEDPFEAITPSLARTSLDHLIS, from the coding sequence ATGTCGCTTCCCACACCTATTCAGAAGCTTCAAAATGCGGCCATCCTGGCGAAGATCGAACTCGGCGCAGGGGATATCACCTATCTAAAGATGCCTCTCGGCGCGCTAGACGTTGACGCGCTCTGTTTGCAGTTTGCTCCGCGAGCGGAGCTATATCTTATCCCATCGGAAACGTTCCCCGAAACTCCGCCCTTTGCAGTAATGAACTGGGGGGATGGCACTGATGCGGAGTTCATCTCGCTGGTGTGGACTCGGTCATTGCCTCTTGACCAGCGTTTGCTCGAATCTCTAAGGGAATTCATCAGACCTCCCGGACCATTTGGACCTGCTTGGGGAGCTAACGTCCGCTCAGCATTGACGTCGAGTGCAGAATTTGGACGTGCACACGGGTGGCGCCGGTTCCTAATTAGCGCAGACCACAGGTCTGGAGATCTGATGTCGTCGATCCAAGCGAGAATCGAGCCGAAGGTGGCGGCATCGCTCAGAACATCAGCCATTCTGGTTGTAGGGCTTGGTTCTGTGGGTTCCTTCGTTGCGGAGCACCTTGCTCGGTCTGGTGTTGGCAAATTGATTTGTGTCGATCACGACAGAGTCGAACTTAGCAATCTCTCTAGAAGCTCATATCGCATCGACCAGGTCGGTCAGTACAAGGCAACCGCGATCGGCGAAATAGTCCATCAAATCAATCCCATCACACAGGTCCAGGTGTTTCCTTCCAAGTTCAGAGATGTTGGAAAGGAGACTCTAAGGCAGATATTCGGCGAAGCGGATCTAGTGATAGGCGCCACTGATGATCCTGAAACACAGATATTAATCAATCGCTGTGCTTTCTTTCTCAAAAGACCGGCTCTTTTTATTGCGCTTTACCGGGGGGCGAAAGGTGGCGAGGTTGCAGTCGCCATTCCCACGATCACGCCATGCTTCGAGTGTCAGGTCAAACCGCATATGAGGCTCGCCCGCGAGCATGATGTTGTAGCCGACACCGACTACGGAACGGGGCGCTTGCAGGGCGAAATCGCACTCGGGTGTGATATTCACCACGTTTGTACAGCGGCCCTAAAGCTAGCCGTCTCATTACTAGTGTCCAGCGATCCAGTGCCACTCGGATCGTTCACGGCTGATGTGTTAGCCAAAGGTTTCCACTACCTCACGATGAGCATGGAGCCGGACTACTGGTTCTACCCGCGCGTGTTTTCGGGCGTTCCAAACCAGTACGCGTACCAGTCAGTGTGGCTCTCAGCGAGACATGACGAAGCTTGTGAGGTCTGCGGACAGTCCGAGCAAGAAGACCCCTTCGAAGCAATAACTCCGAGCCTTGCGAGAACATCTCTAGACCACCTAATCAGCTGA
- a CDS encoding MFS transporter gives MTDQTLAAPIDDQQQRQRGFTRYQSLLVALLAFAQFTIILDFIIMSPLGAILMPSLDITAGQFGVAVSAYAFSAGLSGILAAGFADRFDRKRLLLFFYVGFALGTLLCALAQNYHVLLLGRIVTGLFGGVIGSIVLAIVTDLFALHLRGRVMGFVQTAFAASQVLGVPAGLFLANHWSWHVCFFAIIGLSILAIAVIAFAMEPVDAHLKLKQDKNPFHHLIATIGEPRYTLAFAVTTLLATGGYMLMPYSSAFTVNNIGIDTVHLPTIYLVSGLFSIVTGPLVGRASDAFGKYPTFVFGCAMTAVMVLIYTHLGHVSLVTAITVNVLLFVGIFSRMIPSQALISAIPDQSQRGSFSAVSASLQQFSGGLGSVLAAAIISQQPDGSLLHFERIGYVVVTTTIITLVAMYFVQKSVAGRSVV, from the coding sequence ATGACAGACCAGACGCTCGCCGCGCCGATCGACGATCAACAGCAACGCCAGCGCGGCTTTACGCGCTACCAGTCACTCCTCGTGGCATTGCTTGCGTTCGCGCAGTTCACCATCATCCTCGATTTCATCATCATGTCACCGCTCGGCGCCATCCTGATGCCCTCGCTCGACATCACCGCCGGGCAATTCGGCGTCGCGGTGTCGGCCTACGCGTTCAGCGCCGGATTGTCCGGCATCCTCGCCGCCGGCTTTGCCGACCGGTTCGACCGCAAGCGGCTGCTGCTGTTCTTCTATGTCGGCTTCGCGCTCGGAACGTTGCTCTGCGCGCTGGCGCAGAACTATCACGTGCTGCTGCTCGGCCGGATCGTGACCGGATTGTTCGGCGGCGTGATCGGCTCGATCGTGCTGGCCATCGTCACCGATTTGTTCGCGCTGCATCTGCGCGGCCGCGTGATGGGATTCGTGCAGACGGCGTTTGCCGCGAGCCAGGTGCTGGGCGTTCCGGCCGGGCTGTTTCTCGCCAATCACTGGAGCTGGCATGTCTGCTTTTTTGCGATCATCGGCCTGTCGATCCTGGCGATCGCCGTCATCGCCTTCGCCATGGAGCCGGTCGACGCGCATCTGAAACTGAAGCAGGACAAGAACCCGTTCCATCATCTCATCGCGACGATCGGAGAACCGCGCTACACGCTGGCTTTCGCGGTCACGACATTGCTGGCGACGGGCGGCTACATGCTGATGCCGTATTCCAGCGCCTTCACCGTCAACAATATCGGCATCGATACCGTGCATCTGCCGACGATCTATCTGGTCTCCGGCCTGTTCAGCATCGTCACGGGACCGCTGGTCGGCCGCGCCAGCGACGCCTTCGGCAAATATCCGACCTTCGTGTTCGGCTGCGCGATGACCGCCGTCATGGTGCTGATCTACACCCATCTCGGCCACGTCTCGCTGGTGACCGCGATCACCGTCAACGTGCTGCTGTTCGTCGGCATCTTCTCGCGCATGATCCCGTCGCAGGCGCTGATCTCGGCGATTCCCGATCAGAGCCAGCGCGGCTCGTTCAGCGCGGTCAGTGCCTCGCTGCAGCAATTCTCCGGCGGGCTCGGCTCGGTGCTTGCGGCTGCGATCATCTCGCAACAACCCGACGGTTCGCTGCTCCATTTCGAGCGGATCGGCTACGTCGTCGTCACGACGACGATCATCACGCTGGTCGCGATGTATTTTGTGCAGAAATCGGTGGCGGGGAGGAGCGTGGTCTGA
- a CDS encoding pyridoxal-phosphate dependent enzyme, translated as MKGKPTINEMTVERYELPDAAACYAARDRLNSHVLRTPVRELPWLSQRLGRLVVVKLEHLQRSGSFKFRGALNALLSTPREQTVITGSAGNHSLALAEAALVTGHRIVVCLPLTASPLKRERLANYGVAVIECGATLDGAIEHARTVARQHGFSFISPYNDAAVISGAATIALDLVDQVPGLEAVIAPVGGGGLVTGLALGLAAAGRDAQFVGVQPARFAGLAWAIEGRTDPLPYRPTLADGLMVNPDPDCPTIGFARERVDELVQLDEETIAAGCLALLARESLLCEPSGAIGIAAALAGRLDGLAGNGPLVIVLSGGNLALATLAKILAYPFRRPEFQALLELRHRTAEEETRLVPLGGLAQRDGNFDWDRKATSALARDALDRGVRQLKQFLEVCDADRLPIGEREVAFLHTLSHATDGLLSDIMERTSDAIARERMTRLAGRAAAFIDQALAWQAPAYDQAGVAAFSMPESQQSPLVNYTRYGSRNVMELERDLTAALGFDLNRCTILATSSGMAAYTLVEAYLLRHVLEPGDSVVCQPGLYFETLEQLSSNRAICVEVAKDDAAGSLIDAVRRCKARAVFVEPLTNTPDLRVLDLRDLLRRLDTVDDGPLLVVVDGTLLSGAFDPFDVAAGLRRIEVIYTESGSKYLQAGLDLTTLGLVAARPDRRAVFERLRRNTGTILYDSGAVLTPRLTRAMHLGRMRLMTANAMTICGCLEERFGDRRASEISTVFPGKYDHPDWLSGRGYAHLGGVMTLRFAADGLNNRWMLDAAIEHVLAAATDRGVPITKGVSFGFSVPRISAAWSMSERSQPFLRLSVGDGDRAATETFAEVLVEGISRFLQMNRQLAAE; from the coding sequence ATGAAGGGTAAGCCTACCATCAACGAGATGACGGTCGAGCGTTACGAACTGCCGGACGCTGCAGCTTGCTATGCCGCGCGCGATCGCCTCAATTCACACGTTCTTCGCACGCCCGTAAGGGAGCTTCCTTGGCTGTCACAACGTCTGGGACGGCTGGTGGTCGTCAAATTGGAACACCTCCAACGATCTGGCTCATTCAAGTTTAGGGGCGCGCTCAACGCGCTGCTTTCGACCCCGCGCGAGCAGACGGTCATAACCGGTTCAGCTGGAAACCATAGCCTAGCACTGGCCGAGGCGGCACTCGTGACCGGCCACAGGATCGTAGTCTGCCTTCCGCTCACCGCGAGCCCCCTGAAGCGCGAACGGCTCGCCAACTACGGGGTAGCGGTGATCGAGTGTGGAGCGACTCTCGATGGAGCGATTGAGCATGCCCGCACGGTGGCTCGACAGCATGGCTTCTCCTTCATCTCGCCCTACAATGACGCCGCAGTTATAAGCGGAGCTGCCACGATCGCGCTTGATCTTGTGGACCAAGTGCCTGGGCTCGAAGCCGTAATAGCTCCAGTAGGTGGAGGCGGCCTTGTGACGGGGCTAGCCTTAGGTCTGGCCGCGGCTGGTCGGGACGCGCAATTTGTGGGCGTGCAGCCCGCTCGCTTTGCTGGATTAGCGTGGGCCATCGAAGGCAGAACGGACCCTCTTCCGTACCGACCGACGCTCGCCGACGGTCTTATGGTCAATCCTGATCCCGACTGTCCGACCATCGGATTTGCGCGCGAACGCGTCGATGAGCTGGTGCAGCTGGACGAAGAGACTATCGCGGCGGGCTGCCTAGCGCTACTTGCGCGCGAGTCCTTGCTCTGCGAGCCCTCTGGAGCAATCGGAATAGCGGCAGCATTGGCCGGACGGCTTGATGGTCTGGCGGGCAATGGGCCATTGGTAATTGTTCTGTCCGGCGGCAATCTGGCACTGGCAACCCTTGCAAAAATTCTCGCCTATCCGTTCCGGCGCCCCGAATTTCAGGCGCTGCTGGAACTGCGCCACCGTACCGCCGAAGAGGAGACGCGGCTTGTACCCCTGGGCGGGCTTGCGCAAAGAGATGGAAATTTCGACTGGGATCGGAAGGCGACGTCTGCTCTGGCGCGCGACGCCCTAGACCGAGGAGTTCGACAACTGAAGCAATTCTTGGAAGTGTGCGACGCTGATCGTCTGCCGATCGGCGAACGGGAGGTGGCCTTTCTGCATACACTATCGCATGCGACCGACGGGCTGCTCTCGGATATCATGGAACGCACGTCCGACGCTATCGCGCGCGAGCGGATGACACGGTTGGCAGGCCGCGCCGCCGCGTTCATCGATCAGGCGCTCGCCTGGCAGGCGCCGGCGTACGACCAGGCTGGCGTTGCAGCTTTCAGCATGCCCGAGAGCCAGCAAAGTCCGCTCGTGAATTACACGCGCTACGGCTCTCGAAACGTTATGGAACTGGAGCGCGATCTAACGGCCGCATTGGGCTTCGACCTAAACAGGTGCACCATCCTTGCGACCTCTTCTGGGATGGCCGCGTATACGCTCGTAGAAGCTTACCTACTCCGACATGTTCTAGAGCCTGGCGATTCGGTCGTGTGCCAACCGGGCCTCTACTTTGAAACGCTGGAGCAACTCTCATCCAACCGCGCCATTTGCGTGGAAGTTGCCAAAGATGATGCAGCCGGGTCGTTGATTGACGCGGTCCGGCGGTGCAAGGCCCGAGCGGTCTTCGTCGAGCCGTTGACGAACACCCCCGATCTTCGGGTGCTTGACCTTAGGGATCTGCTTCGGCGTCTTGACACCGTTGATGATGGTCCCTTGTTAGTTGTGGTCGACGGTACCTTGCTTTCGGGCGCGTTTGATCCGTTTGATGTTGCCGCCGGACTCCGCCGAATTGAAGTGATCTATACCGAAAGTGGCTCCAAGTACTTACAAGCCGGACTAGATCTGACGACCTTGGGTTTGGTGGCCGCCCGACCCGATCGACGAGCCGTATTCGAGCGCCTCCGCCGTAACACAGGAACCATTCTCTATGATTCAGGTGCAGTACTGACGCCGCGCCTCACGCGCGCAATGCATCTAGGGCGCATGCGTCTAATGACAGCAAATGCGATGACGATCTGCGGTTGTCTTGAGGAACGGTTTGGAGACCGCCGCGCAAGCGAAATAAGTACCGTGTTTCCCGGCAAGTACGACCACCCGGATTGGCTTTCCGGACGCGGCTATGCCCATCTTGGTGGCGTCATGACGCTGCGATTCGCTGCAGATGGGCTCAATAATCGGTGGATGCTCGACGCAGCCATTGAGCATGTTCTTGCCGCAGCAACCGACCGTGGCGTACCGATCACCAAGGGCGTGAGTTTCGGCTTCTCTGTTCCTAGGATTTCGGCGGCTTGGTCTATGTCTGAGCGGTCGCAGCCGTTTCTAAGGCTTAGCGTGGGCGACGGCGACCGGGCCGCGACCGAGACGTTTGCCGAAGTCCTGGTCGAAGGCATTTCCCGTTTTCTGCAAATGAACAGGCAACTGGCCGCAGAATGA